ctctactgtcatcctctctatttttctccactgtcatcctctctatttttctccactgtcatcctctctattttttctctactgtcatcctgtcatcctctctatttttttccactgtcatcctctctatttttttccactgtcatcctctctatctttctactgtcatcctctctatctttctccactgtcatcctctctatctttctctactgtcatctcctctatcttctccactgtcatccctctatctttctccactgtcatcctctctatcttctttctccactgtcatcctctctatctttctccactgtgTCATCCTCTACTATATTTTTCTCCACTGTCATTCTATCTCTACTGTCAtttctctactgtcatcctctctatctttctactgtcatcctctctatctttctttctactgtcatcctctctattttttccactgtcatcctctctatttttgtccactgtcatcctctctatttttttccactgtcatcctctctatttttttccactgtcatcctctctatctttctccactgtcatcctctctatctttctctgtcatctcttctttttccactgtcatcctctctatttttctccactgtcatcctctctatcttttccactgtcatcctctatctttctccactgtcatcctctctatctttctccactgtcatcctctctattttctttttttctccactgtcatcctctctatctttctccactgtcatcctctctatttttctactgtcatctctctatctttttctgtcatcctctctactgtcatcctctctatctttctccactgtcatctaTTTTTTCCTCTGTCATCCTTTTTCTTTCCACTGTCATCtgtcatctctctatctgtctactgtCATCCTTTCTATCttttctgtcatcctctctaccgtcctctatctttctctactgtcatcctctctatctttctctgtcatcctctctattttttctactgtcactgtcatcctctctatctttctccactgtcatcctctctatctttctccactgtcatctaTTTTTTCCActgtctttctccactgtcatcctctctatccactgtcatcctctctatctgtctactgtcatcctctctatctttctactgtcatcctctttctttccactgtcatcctctctatctttctccactgtcatcctctctatctttctccacttttcctctatctttctcctgtcatcctctctattttttCCACTGTCATCTATCTTttctactgtcatcctctctatttctatctttcactgtcatcctctctatctttctccactgtcatcctcctctctatctttctccactgtcatcctctatcTTTCTACTGTCATCCTCCCttttttccactgtcatcctctctattttttCCACTCATCCTCTCtttttttccactgtcatcctctctatctgtctactgtcatcctctctatctttctccactgtcatcctctctatctttctccactgtcatcctctctatctttctccactgtcatcctccctatctttctctgtcatctctctatctttctccactgtcatcctctctatatttttctactgtcattctctctatctttctctactgtcatcctctctatctgtctactgtcatcctctctatctttctccactgtcatcctctctattttttcccactgtcatcctctctatttttctccactgtcatcctctctatttttctccactgtcatcctctctatttttttccactgtcatcctctctacttttttccactgtcatcctctctatttttttccactgtcatcctctctatctgtctactgtcatcctctctatctttctccactgtcatcctctctatctttctctactgtcatcctctctatctttctccactgtcatcctctctatctttctccactgtcatcctctctatctttctccactgtcatcctctatatatttttctactgtcattctctctatctttctctactgtcatcctctctatctgtctactgtcatcctctctatctttctccactgtcatcctctctattttttcccactgtcatcctctctatttttttccactgtcatcctctctatctttctccactgttATCCTCTATATATTTttctactgtcatcctctctatctttctctacttTCATCCTCTCTATAtgtctactgtcatcctctctatctttctccactgtcatcctctctattttttccactgtcatcctctctatttttttccactgtcatcctctctatctttttccactgtcatcctctatctttctccactgtcatcctctctatctttctccactgtcatcctctctatttttttccactgtcatcctctctatctgtctactgtcatcctttctatctttctctactACCGTCCTCTATCTTTCtgtactgtcatcctctctatctttctccactgtcatcctctctatctttctccactgtcatcctccctatctgtctactgtcatcctttctatctttctctactaccgtcctctatctttctctactgtcatcctctctatctgtctactgtcatcctctctatctttctccactgtcatcctctctatctttctccactgtcatcctccctatctgtctactgtcatcctctctatttttttccactgtcatcctctctatttttttccactgtcatcctctctatctttctccactgtcatcctctctatctttctccactgtcatcctctctatctttctccactgtcatcctccctATCTGtatactgtcatcctctctatttttttccactgtcatcctctctatctttttccactgtcatcctctctatttttttctactgtcatcctctctatttttttccactgtcatcctctctatttttctccactgtcattctctctatttttctccactgtcatcctctctatttttttccactgtcatcctctctatttttttccactgtcatcctctctatctttctccactgtcatcctctctatctttctccactgtcatcctctctatctgtctactgtcatcctctctatctttctctactgtcatcctctctattcctctactgtcatcctctctatctttctccactgtcatcctctctatctttctccactgtcatcctctctatctttctccactgtcatcctctctatttttttccactgtcaacctctctatctttctccactgacatcctctctatttttctccactgtcatcctctctacgtttttccactgtcatcctctctatttttttccactgtcatcctctctcactCAATATGCTGAAAATGATATTTGTATAATTGTATACTTTTTTTCAGGTGGCTTAAGGGCTTTGAGGACGATCGCCAGGAGACTGATGTTCACTACAACTCTCTGACTGGGGAGGGTAACTTCAACTGGCGCCTGGTGTTCCCCTTTAACTACCTGCCTGCCGAGAAGGTGGTGGTAGTCAGTAAGAGGGGCAGCATCTTCTCCCTGGACAAGACAGAGCAGAAGCTGCCGGCCATGTTGGTGATGCAGGTCTGGGACTTTGACAGGCTGTCGTCTGATGATTTcttgggtaagagagagagaaagagactctgGTTTGACTCCTTTCCCTGGGCTGTAAGACAGTAGTCAATGGGAGGAAGGGGGACAGGTTTATTTCAATGATCACGATCAGGTATTGCTGATTACTCAGGGAAATCACATCCCAACCCAGCACGTTTATTTTCCTGTTAACTCTGTATGTGTGAAACGAGAGTTAAGATGGACGTTTCTCCTATCTCATACTTCCTGTACGAGTGAAACGAGAGTTAAGATGGACGTTTCTCCTATCTCATACTTCCTGTACGAGTGAAACGAGAGTTAAGATGGACGTTTCTCCTATCTCATACTTCCTGTACGAGTGAAACGAGAGTTAAGATGGACGTTTCTCCTATCTCATACTTCCTGTACGAGTGAAACGAGAGTTAAGATGGACGTTTCTCCTATCTCATACTTCCTGTACGAGTGAAACGAGAGTTAAGATGGACGTTTCTCCTATCTCATACTTCCTGTACGAGTGAAACGAGAGTTAAGATGGACGTTTCTCCTATCTCATACTTCCTGTACGAGTGAAACGAGAGTTAAGATGGACGTTTCTCCTATCTCATACTTCCTGTACGAGTGAAACGAGAGTTAAGATGGACGTTTCTCCTATCTCATACTTCCTGTACGAGTGAAACGAGAGTTAAGATGGACGTTTCTCCTATCTCATACTTCCTGTACGAGTGAAACGAGAGTTAAGATGGACGTTTCTCCTATCTCATACTTCCTGTACGAGTGAAACGAGAGTTAAGATGGACGTGTCTCTGTTCTCAGGTACAGTAGAGCTGGACTTACATGGGTTTCCTCGCGGGGCCAAGTCAGCCAAGGCCTGCAAGATGGACATGCTGATGGACAGCGTAGAGACGATCTCCATCTTTCAACAGAAGAGGTCCAGGGGCTGGTGGCCCTTTGTCAAGGCCGGGGAACTCACGGTACCAATACCATTCAACACCGTTACTCTGATGGCAACGAGGCTGCTTGCCCTAATGGCTACCctattatatagtgcaccacattTTGACCAGAACCCAATGGGGTCTAGTATGTGTCGTGTGGGACGCAGACAAACTCACAAATCAACCTGTAGCCCCCCTTTAACCCCTCCCCCCCTAATATGATGACAATTTCACCTAGTAAAGGACAAGACAAGAGCTTCCACCAGATTGCTTACAACTATCCAACTAACTAAAAtgtgtgtctactgtctaggaggtAGGGGCTATGGGTTGTCTACTGTCTAGGGACTAGGGGTTGTGTCTGCTGTCTAGaaggtaggggctaggggttgtgtctactgtctaggaggtaggggctaggggttgtctactgtctaggaggaaggggctaggggttgtctactgtctaggaggtAGGGGCTATGGGTTGTCTACTGTCTAGGGACTAGGGGTTGTGTCTGCTGTCTAGaaggtaggggctaggggttgtgtctactgtctaggaggaaggggctaggggttatctactgtctaggaggaaggggctaggggttgtctactgtctaggaggaaggggctaggggttgtctactgtctaggaggtaggggctaggggttgtgtctactgtctaggaggtAGGGGCTaggttgtggtcctgtgtagctcagttggtagagcatggcgcttgtaacgccagggtagtgggttcgatccccgggaccacccatacgtagaatgtatgcacacatgactgtaagtcgctttggataaaagcgtctgctaaatggcatatattatattattaaatggcatatattattattatatattattattatattattattattattatattattgtgtctaggaggaaggggctaggggttgtgtctactgtctaggaggaaggggctcggggttgtctactgtctaggaggtAGGGGCTAGGTTGTGTCTAggagagtagacctggtactgttgttctcctgtagagtagacctggtactgttgttctcctgtagagtagacctggtactgttgttctcctgtagagtagacctggtactgttgttctcctgtagagtagacctggtaccgttgttctcctgtagagtagacctggtactgttgttctcctgtagagtagacctggtactgttgttctcctgtagagtagacctggtactgttgttctcctgttactggtagagtagacctggtactgttgttctcctgtagagtagacctggtactgttgttctcctgttactggtagagtagacctggtactgttgttctcctgtagagtagacctggtactgttgttctcctgtagagtagacctggtactgttattctcctgtagagtagacctggtactgttgttctcctgtagagtagacctggtactgttgttctcctgttactgatagagtagacctggtactgttgttctcctggtagagtagacctggtaccgttgttctcctgtagagtagacctggtactgttgttctcctgtagagtagacctggtactgttgttctcctgttactggtagagtagacctggtactgttgttctcctgtagaggagacctggtactgttgttctcctgttactggtagagtagacctggtactgttgttctcctgtagagtagacctggtactgttgttctcctgtagagtagacctggtactgttgttctcctgttactggtagagtagacctggtactgttgttctcctgttactggtagagtagacctggtactgttgttctcctgtagagtagacctggtactgttgttctcctgtagagtagacctggtactgttgttctcctgtagaatagacctggtactgttgttctcctgtagagtagacctggtactgttgttctcctgtagagtagacctggtactgttgttctcctgtagagtagacctggtaccgttgttctcctgtagagtagacctagtactgttgttctcctgtagagtagacctggtactgttgttctcctgtagagtagacctggtactgttgttctcctgttactggtagagtagacctggtactgttgttctcctgttactggtagagtagacctggtagacctgtgtctactgtctatgaggaaggggctaggggtgtctactgtctaggaggaaggggctaggggtgtctactgtctaggaggaaggggctaggggtgtctactgtctaggaggaaggggctaggggttgtgtctgtctaggaggaaggggctaggggttgtgtctgtctaggaggaaggggctaggggttgtgtctactgtctaggaggtaggggctaggggttgtgtctactgtctaggaggtaggggctaggggttgtctactgtctaggaggaaggggctaggggttgtgtctactgtctaggaggaaggggctaggggttgtctactgtctaggaggtaggggctaggggttgtctactgtctaggaggaaggggctagggattgtctactgtctaggaggaaggggctaggggttgtgtctactgtctaggaggaaggggctaggggttgtctactgtctaggaggaaggggctaggggttgtctactgtctaggaggaaTGGGCTAGTGgttgtctactgtctaggaggaaggggctaggggttatctactgtctaggaggaaggggctaggggttgcctactgtctaggaggaaggggctaggggttgtttacTGTCTCTGAGGAAGGGGCTAGTGGTTGTCTACTGTTtaggaggaaggggctagggtatgtctactgtctaggaggaaggggctagtggttgtctactgtctaggaggaaggggctagtggttgtctactgtctaggaggaaggggctaggggttgtctactgtctaggaggaaggggctaggggttgtctactgtctaggaggaaggggctaggggtgtctactgtctaggaggaaggggctaggggttgtctaatgtctaggaggaaggggctagtggttgtctactgtctaggaggaaggggctaggggtgtctactgtctaggaggaaggggctaggggttgtctactgtctaggaggaaggggctaggggttgtctactgtctaggaggaaggggttaggggttgtctactgtctaggaggaaggggctaggggttgtgtctactgtctaggaggtaggggctaggggttgtgtctactgtctaggaggtaggggctaggggttgtgtctactgtctaggaggtAGGGGCTAGCGgttgtctactgtctaggaggaaggggctaggggttgtctactgtctaggaggaaggggctaggggtgtgtctactgtctagtagacctggtactgttgttctcctgtagagtagacctggtactgttgttctcctgtagagtagacctggtactgttgttctcctgtagagtagacctggtactgttgttctcctgtagagtagacctggtactgttgttctcctgtagagtagacctggtactgttgttctcctgtagagtagacctggtactgttgttctcctgtagagtagacctggtactgttgttctcctgttactggtagagtagacctggtactgttgttctcctgtagagtagacctggtactgttgttctcctgttactggtagagtagacctggtactgttgttctcctgtagagtagacctggtactgttgttctcctgtagagtagacctggtactgttattctcctgtagagtagacctggtactgttgttctcctgtagagtagacctggtactgttgttctcctgttactggtagagtagacctggtactgttgttctcctggtagagtagacctggtaccgttgttctcctgtagagtagacctggtactgttgttctcctgtagagtagacctggtactgttgttctcctgttactggtagagtagacctggtactgttgttctcctgtagagtagacctggtactgttgttctcctgttactggtagagtagacctggtactgttgttctcctgtagagtagacctggtactgttgttctcctgtagagtagacctggtactgttgttctcctgttactggtagagtagacctggtactgttgttctcctgttactggtagagtagacctggtactgttgttctcctgtagagtagacctggtactgttgttctcctgtagagtagacctggtactgttgttctcctgtagaatagacctggtactgttgttctcctgtagagtagacctggtactgttgttctcctgtagagtagacctggtactgttgttctcctgtagagtagacctggtaccgttgttctcctgtagagtagacctagtactgttgttctcctgtagagtagacctggtactgttgttctcctgtagagtagacctggtactgttgttctcctgttactggtagagtagacctggtactgttgttctcctgttactggtagagtagacctggtagacctgtgtctactgtctatgaggaaggggctaggggtgtctactgtctaggaggaaggggctaggggtgtctactgtctaggaggaaggggctaggggttgtgtctgtctaggaggaaggggctaggggttgtgtctgtctaggaggaaggggctaggggttgtgtctactgtctaggaggtaggggctaggggttgtgtctactgtctaggaggtaggggctaggggttgtgtctactgtctaggaggaaggggctaggggttgtctactgtctaggaggtaggggctaggggttgtctactgtctaggaggaaggggctagggattgtctaggaggaaggggctaggggttgtgtctactgtctaggaggaaggggctaggggttgtctactgtctaggaggaaggggctaggggttgtctactgtctaggaggaaTGGGCTAGTGgttgtctactgtctaggaggaaggggttaggggttatctactgtctaggaggaaggggctaggggttgcctactgtctaggaggaaggggctcggggttgtctactgtctaggaggtAGGGGCTAGATGTGTCTAggagagtagacctggtactgttgttctcctgtagagtagacctggtactgttgttctcctgtagagtagacctggtactgttgttctcctgtagagtagacctggtactgttgttctcctgtagagtagacctggtactgttgttctcctgtagagtagacctggtactgttgttctcctgtagagtagacctggtactgttgttctcctgtagagtagacctggtactgttgttctcctgttactggtagagtagacctggtactgttgttctcctgttactggtagagtagacctggtactgttgttctcctgtagagtagacctggtactgttgttctcctgtagagtagacctggtactgttgttctcctgtagagtagacctggtactgttgttctcctgtagagtagacctggtactgttgttctcctgttactggtagagtagacctggtactgttgttctcctgtagagtagacctggtaatgttgttctcctgttactggtagagtagacctggtactgttgttctcctgtagagtagacctggtactgttgttctcctgtagagtagacctggtactgttattctcctgtagagtagacctggtactgttgttctcctgtagagtagacctggtactgttgttctcctgttactggtagagtagacctggtactgttgttctcctggtagagtagacctggtaccgttgttctcctgtagagtagacctggtactgttgttctcctgtagagtagacctggtactgttgttctcctgttactggtagagtagacctggtactgttgttctcctgtagagtagacctggtactgttgttctcctgttactggtagagtagacctggtactgttgttctcctgtagagtagacctggtactgttgttctcctgtagagtagacctggtactgttgttctcctgttactggtagagtagacctggtactgttgttctcctgttactggtagagtagacctggtactgttgttctcctgtagagtagacctggtactgttgttctcctgtagagtagacctggtactgttgttctcctgtagaatagacctggtactgttgttctcctgtagagtagacctggtactgttgttctcctgtagagtagacctggtactgttgttctcctgtagagtagacctggtaccgttgttctcctgtagagtagacctagtactgttgttctcctgtagagtagacctggtactgttgttctcctgtagagtagacctggtactgttgttctcctgttactggtagagtagacctggtactgttgttctcctgttactggtagagtagacctggtagacctgtgtctactgtctatgaggaaggggctaggggtgtctactgtctaggaggaagggCTAGGggtgtctactgtctaggaggaaggggctaggggttgtgtctgtctaggaggaaggggctaggggttgtgtctgtctaggaggaaggggctaggggttgtgtctactgtctaggaggtaggggctaggggttgtgtctactgtctaggaggtaggggctaggggttgtgtctactgtctaggaggaaggggctaggggttgtctactgtctaggaggtaggggctaggggttgtctactgtctaggaggaaggggctagggattgtctactgtctaggaggaaggggctaggggttgtgtctactgtctaggaggaaggggctaggggttgtctactgtctaggaggaaggggctaggggttgtctactgtctaggaggaaTGGGCTAGTGgttgtctactgtctaggaggaaggggctaggggttgcctactgtctaggaggaaggggctaggggttatctactgtctaggaggaaggggctagggggtgcctactgtctaggaggaaggggctaggggttgtttacTGTCTCTGAGGAAGGGGCTAGTGGTTGTCTACTGTTtaggaggaaggggctagggtatgtctactgtctaggaggaaggggctaggggttgtctactgtctaggaggaaggggctagtggttgtctactgtctaggaggaaggggctaggggtgtctactgtctaggaggaaggggctaggggttgtctactgtctaggaggaaggggctaggggttgtctactgtctaggaggaaggggttaggggttgtctactgtctaggaggaaggggctaggggttgtgtctactgtctaggaggtaggggctaggggttgtgtctactgtctaggaggtaggggctaggggttgtgtctactgtctaggaggtAGGGGCTAGCGgttgtctactgtctaggaggaaggggctaggggttgtctactgtctaggaggaaggggctaggggttgtgtctactgtctaggaggtaggggctaggggttgtgtctactgtctaggaggtaggggctaggggttgtgtctactgtctaggaggtAGGGGCTAGCGgttgtctactgtctaggaggaaggggctaggggttgtctactgtctaggaggaaggggctaggggttgtctactgtctaggaggaaggggctaggggttgtgtctgtctaggaggaaggggttaggggttgtctactgtctaggaggaaggggctaggggttgtgtctactgtctaggaggtaggggctaggggttgtgtctactgtctaggaggtaggggctaggggttgtgtctactgtctaggaggtAGGGGCTAGCGgttgtctactgtctaggaggaaggggctaggggttgtctactgtctaggaggaaggggctaggggttgtctactgtctaggaggaaggggctaggggttgtctactgtctaggaggaaggTGCTAGGGgtgtgtctactgtctaggaggaaggggtgtgtctactgtctaggaggaaggggGTGATTTGAGATTCAGGGGTGGTAACATGTTTTGGTTGTTGTCTCCAGGGGAAAGTAGAGGCGGAGTTCCACCTGGTGACatcagaggaggcagagaagaatCCGGTTGGTCGAGCCCGCAAGGAGCCTGAACCCCTGGAAAAACCCAAGTATGATATGCATTTTTTTATTGGCTAATTACAAAACGATTCTATCAACTTTATTCTTCTCCATACAAGTCCTCCTCCTGCTTCACGAACCCGTTTAACTGcagatctaggaccagttttATAATTTAGCTCATAGTAAATAGGATTACGTAGAGAGcgggagacctgatcctagatcagcagctCTACTCTGAGCCCTGTTTAAAGTGtttttctctgtccctcccctctctagcCGGCCAGACACGTCATTCTCGTGGTTTGTGAACCCTTTTAAGTGCTTCTTCCACCTGATCTGGAGGAACTATAAGAAGTACATCATCATCGCTCTGGTCCTGCTCATCACAGCTCTGTTCATCGCCCTGCTGCTCTACACCCTGCCAGCAGCCATCTCACAGAAGATAGTCAATGGTTAACACACTGCACTACcacagctgactgactagctgactgactagctgactggctgactgactagctgactgactagctgactgactgactgactagcttgctggctggctg
This region of Oncorhynchus gorbuscha isolate QuinsamMale2020 ecotype Even-year unplaced genomic scaffold, OgorEven_v1.0 Un_scaffold_4861, whole genome shotgun sequence genomic DNA includes:
- the LOC124028782 gene encoding fer-1-like protein 6, producing WLKGFEDDRQETDVHYNSLTGEGNFNWRLVFPFNYLPAEKVVVVSKRGSIFSLDKTEQKLPAMLVMQVWDFDRLSSDDFLGTVELDLHGFPRGAKSAKACKMDMLMDSVETISIFQQKRSRGWWPFVKAGELTGKVEAEFHLVTSEEAEKNPVGRARKEPEPLEKPNRPDTSFSWFVNPFKCFFHLIWRNYKKYIIIALVLLITALFIALLLYTLPAAISQKIVNG